The Musa acuminata AAA Group cultivar baxijiao chromosome BXJ1-8, Cavendish_Baxijiao_AAA, whole genome shotgun sequence genomic sequence ACTAGAACTCAGCAAGGGGTGAACATCAACATTGTGTACCTTTAAATAATCGCAGGGTGCAGCAACTACATGCTATGTCGCACTGCATCCAAGTCTCAAGGGTGTGACCGGGAAGTACTTCTTGGACTGCAATGAGGAGAAACCAAGTTACTTGGCCAGAGATGAAACATTGGCAGAAAAGCTGTGGGACTTCAGTGAAAAGCTAGCGGCATCAACCAAGTAAGACCAGAGCAAGCAAAAGGCTAAGAGATCTACAAGATTGTTATACTTCCAACCAAATATACTATTGTTGTGATGAGTTAGTTCTCTAAGTTTGTCTAGTTCAATAAGAGTCAGATAAAGACTTttttatatctatttatttattaagagtaTGATGGATTTAGAAGTGAAATTCTATAAATATAGatgtatctgtttcttttcaTCTATCTATCAAATATTATTCTAGCTTTTAGCAAACAGTAGAAGACTGATCcactcgaagtgatcatctcttttatttctttcttatatGATAAAACCCTAAGATCTTATCAAAATTACTCATTAGATCAAAGCTCATTATCCTATTTTTACATAAAAGGTAGGTTTCATATGTCAAATGTTTCTAAACCCCTCGAATTAAATTTGTTGATCCATGCTTTTGAATGATTCAAATCTCACCACGTATGTAAACAATGCAACATTTGGGTATAACATTTTTCCTAAGCAATTGAGCTGTTGGGCAACACATCTATCTCTCACATTTTTAATATATCGCTAGCCGTTGTCACCATTTCCCAAAATAAATGCAACAATTTAAGGAAGAAATGGTTTAAGTTTCAACATGCATTCCCCATAGTAGAATAAGTAAATTAATGATTCTTAACAATCAACAAAGAGCATAGAGAAGAGAAAAAGCAACCTTTGGTTGAAAGAGATGAAAACACTCACGAGGCTTTTCGTTCAAGTTTTGGTGAAGGGAAGCAGCTGAAAATGAAAGATTTTGGAGTTCTTCTTCAAAGGCTGTGCTCCTTTTAAGAGAGAATCCGCTTGGTTTGCTGAATTCCAGAATGCTTCATTCGGGCGCCAATCCTTTCGCAAAGTGATCTTCGTTCGAGGCACCCCACCAAATCTCCATACGGAAGAGAAGGCACTGAGAAAAGATACAGTGACTTTGCTATGTTCCTGCATCGATGGTAGCAAGCAAAGATAAATTTCGCAGGCAGGAGAACAAACGTAAGATGATAGGAGAGCAGGTATGACTACCTGAGTTAGCAAGTTGGCCCAATGAGCAGAAGTGATATATATGACCTCCTCGCCCGATAAACTAGCAAACAAGAATATTTTCtgcaaatcaatcatatgaaagaAGTACACGAAGCAGAAGGCAACAACACACAACAAAGAACACAAATCCAAGCAAGCGCAACATCCAAGAACAACACCTCAGGGTCATCAGTTTGGAACCGAAACAAGTACTTTAAGAAATGATCTCAGTTGCTTCCATAAAAGACTCTAATGGCAACATCTCAGAGCACGCAGAGGCCAAAATTACTGAACCATCAGATTAACAAAGATTCAGAATCAAATTGGGGAAAAGAAGAGGCAAAAGGATAAACAAGAACTAGAAAAAGTTACTCCTTTCCTTCCAAATCAGAAGCCAACATGTTACAACAGACATGCTACTTATATTACAATGTAaaccaagtcacacatgccaaagCCTAGGGAAAGAGAGCTTAAGAAATGAAACCCAGAACAACCATCGTGATTCGATCAAGAGCTGGTGAACTTGGTGACCGCCTTGGTCCCCTCGGACACGGCGTGCTTGGCGAGCTCACCGGGGAGGACCAAGCGGACGGAGGTCTGGATCTCGCGGGACGTGATAGTGGGCTTCTTGTTGTAGCGGGCGAGGCGGGAGGCCTCCTGGGCGAGCTTCTCGAAGATGTCGTTGATGAAGGAGTTCATGATGGACATGGCCTTGCTGGAGATACCGATGTCGGGATGCACCTGCTTGAGCACCTTGAAGATGTAGATCTTGTAGGTCTCAGTCCCCTTCTtggccttcttcttcctcttcttgtcgGCGGAGGCGCCGTCCTTGGAGGGGAGGCGCTTCTCAGCCTTGGGCTTCTTCTCCGCGGGGGCCTTCTccgccttcttctccttctcctccgccGGCTTCTCGGCGGGCTTCTTCTCCGCTGGTTTCTTCTCGGCCTTGGGCGCCATCGGAATCTCGACCGGGGAAATGGAAAGCAGAGAAAAGGCGCGAGTTCTATCGAAGCAGTGAAATCGACTGCCGAGTAAGACCGCGTGGTTTGGCTTTTATAGAGGAAGATGCTGGATTTTGATTGGCTGCTGTGTGTTTGTCACGGATCGGTGAGTTGGACGGTTTGTTTTTTGTGAAACGTGGCGGCTTTTTATTGGTGAACTTTTTTCGCTCGGATCGCTCCCGTGGACTCGTGTTTGCGGAGGAGGGAAATGAGAAGTCACGTGCGGGATTCAAACAGGAGCACGTGCCCGTTAATGTTAATTGAACATATTGAGTCAACTAATTGAAGTCCGAGTTGACTAATCCCTTACATCTTGAAATTAATTGTAAACATAAGCTTGGATAAATTTAGGGGTTAAAGAAACTACAAGAAAAATTGAgccaatattaatattatatcacCATATGTTCCTAACTTGTTTAtagtcaaaatggcataaatattcttttaaaattagttatattttgatatttactcctttaaatttaattttaattttttaaatataatattttgaagtTGAAAAACTTGCACATATATCATTATAGTTAATTGTTCTCGAACTAACATTAACACCCtcttcataattaaaaaaattttaaatattttttaactaaaaaataaattaaagactaAGCAAAATGAGTAAAAAATAATCTCCTGATTATCTTTTCTATATACATGCTCTAATTTATAATTATCAAATCAAATTAATGGATAGTAAATATTTGAGATAGAGTTCAAAAGACTCcatgaaatattatattatttcttaaGCATCCAAATCAAGCATTCTGAATCAATAAtaatttttcagtcaataatttttaattaattacagcagctacacaaaaaaaaaaaaaatcatattatccaTTGACCTACAACCACAAAAATACAGATTctcagtatatatatacatgtccaTCAAGTAGTTTATCTGAGCTTATCATTAACATgagtaagatatataatagacttagatatttaatatatatacagaatcacattatatatatatatatatatatatatatatatatatatataatcttcatTAATCACAGTAAATTAGCTGAAACTCTAATTTACATCAATACCctctaaaattaatttattatgctagaaacaataatgatattatttataaaaaaaattacccAATCTAACTAAAATGGGTGATTTTCCCATCGTGTTTTTGGCTTTTACTTGtgaatcatttttttaaaaaaaattatctaagattttttatacatatattttttgCTATTCAACAAGCTTATTATTTGACTACCCTCTATGCCTTTCTCAACCAATGTGCTTGTTTTTCCATTCTTATAAATTTAAGAAAATTTATATTCAAATATTGATTATTTTGAGCTTGATTGTGAAACAAGTGTAATGATGCAAATATTAACCATCTTAATGTTTTTATTATGGTTCTAAATACGAGTATCACTACATGTACAATATAATTTTATCTGTAATAggttttttgtttttctaataaAGCTACCATTTTTCAAACAACATTCAGATAGCaactcaatatttttttattttttttcactaaatttataaatatttatattcaaatttgaaatgttTTCAATATGGTTTTAAAAATGAAGATAATAACATTCACTTATGAGtatatgaatataaatattttccAATTTATATAAAACTTTAATAATCTAAATagtaatttaatattattattttttaatatgttgACTAGTTTAATTGATAAATGTTTTGATAGATCatcatatttaatatattaacacAATGTCATAATCTTGAACATGTCCTTCccgctttgaaaaaaaaaaaaggaattaaataatatttaaaattagaatatttttaaaataagtcTCAAAATTATCATTTATTAGTGTGATTATTGGAATGAACGGTGGAGCATAATAGTAGACAAATAAGTAGTAACAAACGGGTCACATCAATATAAGATAAGTTATGATCAATTGAATGgaatgagaaaataaaaataaaatccaagaTGAAGATGGTAGAAAAATTTGATAAtagataagatttctccaacaAGAAATAAATAGACATTGCATTCAACTAATTTAAGTATACTTTTTTATCATTACATTTCACTTGATCTGCAACAAGCGACTGACCACCACCCCTCGGTTGCGATTGATTGTTGCTTCTCTTTCTCCGGCGGTTGCAATCGAAACCCAACTACTCCAGGATAAAAAAGATACAACCAAAGGCTAGACATCAACCTTAATACATTATCACACGCAAACTACATTACGGAGCTGGATCAACATTTTGGTTCCTCTCGTTCGAATTGCTTGGGTTGTCAAATCTTCCAAGCACTACTACTTCTTCCTTCGTGACCCTCTACGTTGACTCCCTGTTGGAGAGCATCCTCTTGTGCTTCCTCTCATCCATCATCGATTATACCCAGAACTGCTCCTCTACGCTACACCTTTGACTCACACCAAAGCACATTGAGGTGTCACCGCTTCAAAAATTGGCGCTCCTTCTACAGCACCCAGATTCAGTGCATGCTACCTAGTGTTGTCTACTGCACCTTCCTCTTCCCCATCGTCACAGCCTACATCTGGCAAATTTCATAGCCGATCGATGCCATCGCATCTGCATCGTCCGATTGCCCATGGCAACAGCAATCCACGACGTACTTTACGCCACCGTTGCCGCCTATTACTAATAACTACCACAAACACCGCTT encodes the following:
- the LOC135587949 gene encoding histone H2B-like — its product is MAPKAEKKPAEKKPAEKPAEEKEKKAEKAPAEKKPKAEKRLPSKDGASADKKRKKKAKKGTETYKIYIFKVLKQVHPDIGISSKAMSIMNSFINDIFEKLAQEASRLARYNKKPTITSREIQTSVRLVLPGELAKHAVSEGTKAVTKFTSS